One Spiribacter halobius DNA segment encodes these proteins:
- a CDS encoding class I SAM-dependent methyltransferase: MAADPPPVVTEPGADAGAAQALAARLGVEAANEPPASGLYLACGPDGLALCRAGRPPTRLRPDFVHGPQGFRRVRLSARREALARACRLHRRPGLNIVDATAGLGRDGFVLAALGARVTLLEHSPVVAALLEDALLRARADPSTRATAERMVLITTDAVPWLRQLPEHRHPEVVTLDPMYAGSRRGAAGKTLALLQALLGPPDDPAPLLQAALSAARERVVVKRHRHAPPLADRKPDHAIQGRSTRFDVYGAKRLLSEPL, from the coding sequence ATGGCGGCTGATCCGCCCCCGGTGGTGACCGAACCCGGCGCGGATGCCGGGGCCGCCCAGGCCCTCGCGGCGCGCCTCGGCGTCGAGGCGGCGAATGAACCCCCCGCCAGTGGGCTCTACCTCGCCTGCGGCCCCGATGGCCTCGCCCTGTGTCGTGCCGGGCGGCCTCCGACCAGGCTGCGCCCGGATTTCGTGCACGGACCCCAGGGGTTCCGGCGCGTCCGCCTGTCGGCCCGCCGCGAAGCCCTGGCCCGGGCCTGCAGGCTGCACCGCCGTCCCGGGCTGAACATCGTCGACGCCACAGCGGGCCTGGGGCGGGACGGCTTCGTCCTCGCCGCCCTGGGCGCCCGGGTGACCCTGCTCGAGCACTCGCCCGTGGTGGCCGCCCTGCTCGAGGATGCGCTCCTGCGCGCCCGCGCCGACCCCTCCACCCGCGCCACGGCGGAACGGATGGTGCTCATCACGACGGACGCCGTGCCCTGGCTCCGCCAGCTTCCGGAGCACCGGCATCCGGAGGTGGTCACCCTGGACCCGATGTACGCCGGCAGCCGCCGCGGCGCCGCAGGCAAGACCCTGGCCCTGCTCCAGGCGCTCCTCGGCCCCCCGGACGACCCCGCACCACTGTTGCAGGCCGCCCTAAGCGCCGCCCGAGAGCGCGTCGTCGTCAAGCGCCACCGCCACGCCCCACCCCTGGCCGACCGGAAGCCGGATCACGCCATCCAGGGGCGCAGCACGCGGTTTGATGTCTACGGCGCAAAGCGGCTCCTCTCGGAGCCGCTTTGA
- the purE gene encoding 5-(carboxyamino)imidazole ribonucleotide mutase, whose translation MVEQTPRVGVIMGSRSDWETMAHADSVLKEFGVGHECRIVSAHRTPDLMQEYAATARERGLRVIIAGAGGAAHLPGMVAAQTTLPVLGVPVQSRALKGLDSLLSIVQMPGGVPVATFAIGEAGARNAALFAVAMLAGDDPELAQRLADFRAAQAQKVREDELP comes from the coding sequence ATGGTCGAGCAGACACCGCGCGTCGGCGTCATCATGGGCAGTCGCTCCGACTGGGAGACCATGGCCCACGCCGATAGCGTCCTGAAGGAATTCGGCGTCGGTCACGAGTGCCGCATCGTCTCCGCCCATCGCACGCCGGACCTGATGCAGGAGTATGCCGCCACTGCCCGCGAGCGCGGCCTGCGGGTGATCATCGCCGGGGCCGGCGGTGCCGCTCATCTGCCGGGGATGGTGGCGGCGCAGACCACCTTGCCGGTGCTGGGCGTGCCGGTGCAGAGCCGCGCCCTCAAAGGTCTGGACTCCCTGCTCTCCATCGTGCAGATGCCGGGCGGCGTGCCGGTGGCGACCTTCGCCATCGGCGAGGCCGGGGCGCGCAACGCGGCGCTGTTCGCCGTCGCCATGCTGGCGGGGGATGATCCGGAGCTGGCGCAAAGGCTCGCCGACTTCCGCGCGGCGCAGGCGCAGAAGGTGCGGGAGGACGAGCTGCCATGA
- a CDS encoding arylesterase, which yields MHRLLLSVLLCLLTLPAVATERTVLVLGDSLSAAYGIDREEGWVALLRERLDDNGYPARVVNASVSGHTTANGVDLLPQALAEHQPDAVIIALGGNDGLRGVALAEMRRNLTRMVRLSREAGAQVLLVGVRLPSNYGRAFIDRFQAVFREVAESEGVPLVPRFLEGVGGNAELMQSDGIHPNAAAQPVLLDNVWGELKPLLGGGA from the coding sequence ATGCATCGACTCCTGCTGAGTGTTCTGCTGTGCCTGCTCACCCTGCCCGCGGTCGCCACCGAGCGCACGGTACTGGTGCTAGGTGACAGCCTGAGTGCCGCCTACGGCATCGACCGCGAGGAGGGCTGGGTGGCCCTGCTGCGCGAGCGCCTGGACGACAATGGCTACCCCGCCCGCGTGGTCAACGCCAGCGTCAGCGGCCATACCACCGCCAACGGCGTCGACCTGCTCCCGCAGGCCCTCGCCGAGCACCAGCCGGATGCCGTCATCATCGCATTGGGCGGCAATGATGGGCTGCGCGGCGTCGCGCTGGCGGAGATGCGGCGCAATCTCACCCGCATGGTTCGCCTGAGCCGCGAGGCCGGGGCGCAGGTCCTGCTGGTCGGCGTGCGCCTGCCCTCCAACTATGGCCGCGCATTCATCGATCGGTTCCAGGCCGTTTTCCGGGAAGTCGCCGAGAGCGAGGGCGTGCCTCTCGTCCCACGCTTCCTGGAGGGCGTCGGCGGCAACGCCGAGCTCATGCAGTCCGACGGCATCCATCCGAATGCGGCCGCGCAGCCGGTGCTGCTGGACAACGTCTGGGGTGAGCTCAAGCCGCTGCTGGGGGGTGGCGCCTGA
- a CDS encoding ABC transporter ATP-binding protein codes for MDEDSGFRVLAAEGLTMRFTAPEGTISLFEDLDLSILAGDSVAILGTSGSGKSTLLGLLAGLDLPTAGRVTLDGSELTALDEDGRATLRAGRVGFVFQAFHLLPGLTALENVMLPGELAGESDVRRRARAALERVGLGERLAHYPAQLSGGEQQRVALARAFVAGPRVLFADEPTGNLDHQTGERIIDLLFALNRDYGTTLVLVTHDDAVAARCRRTLYLRDGTLHETAA; via the coding sequence ATGGATGAGGATTCCGGATTCCGGGTATTGGCGGCCGAGGGGCTCACCATGCGCTTCACCGCGCCGGAGGGGACCATCAGCCTGTTCGAGGACCTGGATCTTAGCATCCTGGCCGGTGACTCCGTCGCCATTCTCGGCACCTCGGGCTCCGGCAAGTCGACCCTGCTCGGGCTGCTTGCGGGCCTCGACCTGCCCACCGCCGGGCGGGTCACCCTCGACGGCAGCGAGCTCACCGCGCTGGACGAGGACGGCCGCGCCACCCTGCGGGCCGGGCGGGTCGGCTTTGTCTTCCAGGCCTTCCACCTGCTGCCCGGGCTGACGGCGCTGGAGAACGTGATGCTGCCCGGTGAGCTGGCGGGCGAGAGCGACGTCCGCCGGCGTGCCCGGGCGGCGCTGGAGCGGGTCGGCCTCGGTGAGCGCCTCGCGCATTATCCGGCACAGCTCTCCGGCGGCGAGCAGCAGCGGGTGGCGCTGGCGCGGGCCTTCGTCGCCGGCCCCCGGGTGCTGTTCGCCGATGAGCCCACGGGCAATCTGGACCACCAGACCGGGGAGCGCATCATCGATCTGCTGTTCGCCCTCAACCGTGACTACGGCACCACGCTGGTGCTGGTCACCCACGACGACGCCGTCGCCGCGCGTTGCCGGCGCACGCTCTACCTGCGCGACGGCACCCTGCACGAGACGGCGGCCTGA
- a CDS encoding 5-(carboxyamino)imidazole ribonucleotide synthase, whose protein sequence is MSGPILPGATLGVLGSGQLGRMFALAARRMGYRVHTLAPGAGSPTGQVADREVDAAYEDVEAVADFARQVDVVTFEFENVPAAATECAARHAPVRPRGEVLHITQNRRREKRALADAGFPTAPFEHVASMEALPGALERIGMPAVLKTAGFGYDGKGQTRIEPGDDPAEAWQAIGGVEAVLEAFIDFEAELSVVAARGVDGAMADFGVIENRHRHHILDVSIADMPLPGGLATEAREIARGVMEALDVVGVLCVEFFLTRDGRLLVNELAPRPHNSGHLTFDACLTSQFEQQVRAVCGLTLGATDRLAPAAMVNLLGDLWQPGEPDWAAALADDRVKLHLYGKADPRPGRKMGHLTAFGGDRDDAARRALRARALLTSTAAG, encoded by the coding sequence ATGAGCGGGCCGATCCTTCCCGGTGCCACCCTGGGCGTTCTCGGCAGTGGCCAGCTCGGGCGCATGTTCGCGCTGGCTGCGCGGCGCATGGGCTATCGGGTGCACACCCTCGCCCCCGGCGCCGGCAGTCCCACGGGGCAGGTGGCGGACCGTGAGGTGGACGCCGCCTACGAGGACGTGGAGGCCGTCGCGGATTTCGCCCGACAGGTGGACGTGGTGACCTTCGAGTTCGAGAACGTGCCCGCCGCGGCCACCGAGTGCGCAGCGCGGCACGCGCCGGTGCGCCCCCGCGGCGAGGTGCTGCACATCACCCAGAACCGCCGGCGGGAGAAGCGCGCGCTCGCCGATGCCGGCTTTCCCACGGCACCGTTCGAGCATGTCGCATCAATGGAGGCGCTGCCGGGGGCGCTGGAGCGCATTGGCATGCCGGCGGTGCTGAAGACCGCCGGTTTCGGCTACGACGGCAAGGGCCAGACCCGCATCGAGCCCGGCGATGACCCCGCCGAGGCGTGGCAGGCCATCGGCGGCGTGGAGGCCGTGCTCGAGGCCTTCATCGATTTCGAGGCCGAGCTCTCGGTGGTGGCCGCCCGGGGCGTGGATGGCGCCATGGCGGATTTCGGCGTCATCGAGAATCGCCACCGCCATCACATTCTGGATGTCTCCATCGCCGACATGCCGCTGCCCGGTGGCCTGGCGACGGAGGCCCGGGAGATCGCGCGGGGGGTAATGGAGGCGCTGGACGTGGTGGGCGTGCTCTGCGTGGAGTTCTTCCTCACCCGCGACGGCCGGCTGCTGGTCAACGAGCTCGCGCCGCGTCCGCACAACTCCGGTCACCTGACGTTCGACGCCTGCCTCACCAGCCAGTTCGAGCAGCAGGTGCGCGCCGTCTGCGGTCTGACCCTGGGCGCCACCGACCGCCTGGCCCCGGCGGCCATGGTCAATCTGCTGGGCGATCTCTGGCAGCCCGGGGAGCCGGACTGGGCGGCGGCGCTCGCGGACGACCGGGTCAAGCTCCACCTCTACGGCAAGGCCGACCCCCGCCCCGGCCGCAAGATGGGCCACCTCACCGCCTTCGGCGGCGACCGCGACGACGCCGCCCGCCGCGCCCTCCGCGCGCGTGCGTTACTGACATCCACGGCGGCGGGCTGA
- the phaC gene encoding class I poly(R)-hydroxyalkanoic acid synthase, with product MANEQDNDVTTIDPVELTRSLSEIAGRSQQLVKDFLARQESGHQISMDDALHMSKLFQDLYARLMADPVQLAQAQMAFWQDYMTLVQNATLRMMGVDTEPVRRPDDKDKRFKHESWEENPFFDFVKQSYLLTADYIHHTVDNVDGLDDKTQRKIDFYTRQFISAVSPTNFLATNPEVLQRTVETRGQNLLDGLNNLLEDLERGNGRLKIRQTDPDAFEVGRDLAITPGKVVHQNELMQLIQYAPSTEQVARRPLLFVPPWINKYYILDLRPKNSLVKWLVDQGHTVFVISWRNPDAALAEKDFQDYMQEGPLEALAAVEQATGEREVNVVGYCLGGTLLASTLAYMAAKGDDRAHSATFLTTLIDFDSPGELEVFIDEEQLESLEKQMNERGYLAGGQMAATMSSLRANDLIWSFFVNNYLKGEDPFPFDLLYWNQDSTNMPARMHAFYLRNMYLENRLKEPGGITLAGEPIDLSKVEIPAYFISAKEDHIAPWKATYSGARLLGGPTRFTLGGSGHIAGVVNPPEKNKYGYWTNSRKPADPEAWLKNATPHEGSWWLDWVKWLEPKAGGKVPARTPGDGKLKPIEDAPGSYVKEQRA from the coding sequence ATGGCGAACGAACAGGACAATGACGTCACCACGATCGATCCGGTGGAGCTGACCCGCTCCCTCTCGGAGATCGCGGGGCGCAGCCAGCAGCTGGTCAAGGACTTTCTCGCCCGGCAGGAGTCGGGGCACCAGATCTCCATGGACGATGCGCTGCACATGAGCAAGCTCTTCCAGGACCTCTACGCCCGGCTGATGGCGGATCCCGTTCAGCTCGCCCAGGCGCAGATGGCGTTCTGGCAGGACTACATGACCCTGGTGCAGAACGCCACCCTGCGCATGATGGGCGTGGACACCGAGCCGGTCCGCCGCCCGGACGACAAGGACAAGCGCTTCAAGCACGAGTCCTGGGAGGAGAACCCGTTCTTCGACTTCGTCAAGCAGTCCTATCTGCTCACCGCCGACTATATCCACCATACCGTGGACAACGTCGACGGCCTCGACGACAAGACCCAGCGCAAGATCGACTTCTACACCCGCCAGTTCATCAGCGCGGTCTCGCCCACCAACTTCCTTGCCACGAACCCGGAGGTGCTGCAACGCACGGTGGAGACGCGGGGACAGAACCTGCTGGACGGGCTCAACAACCTGCTGGAGGACCTGGAGCGGGGCAACGGCAGGCTCAAGATCCGCCAGACCGACCCCGACGCCTTCGAGGTGGGACGCGACCTCGCCATCACCCCCGGCAAGGTGGTGCACCAGAACGAGCTCATGCAGCTCATCCAGTACGCGCCCAGCACCGAGCAGGTGGCCCGCCGCCCGCTGCTGTTCGTGCCGCCCTGGATCAACAAGTACTACATCCTCGATCTCAGGCCCAAGAACTCGCTGGTGAAGTGGCTGGTGGATCAGGGCCACACGGTGTTCGTGATCTCCTGGCGCAATCCGGATGCCGCGCTCGCGGAGAAGGATTTCCAGGACTACATGCAGGAAGGGCCGCTGGAGGCCCTTGCCGCCGTGGAGCAGGCCACGGGCGAGCGCGAGGTCAACGTCGTCGGCTACTGCCTCGGCGGTACCCTGCTCGCCTCGACGCTGGCCTACATGGCGGCGAAGGGCGACGACCGCGCCCACAGCGCCACCTTCCTGACCACGCTGATCGACTTCGACAGCCCCGGCGAGCTCGAGGTGTTCATCGACGAGGAGCAGCTGGAATCCCTCGAGAAGCAGATGAACGAGCGGGGCTATCTGGCCGGCGGCCAGATGGCGGCGACCATGTCCAGCCTGCGGGCGAACGACCTCATCTGGTCGTTCTTCGTCAACAATTACCTCAAGGGCGAGGACCCGTTCCCCTTCGACCTGCTCTACTGGAACCAGGACTCCACCAACATGCCGGCGCGGATGCATGCGTTCTATCTGCGCAACATGTACCTGGAGAACCGCCTCAAGGAGCCGGGCGGCATCACCCTCGCCGGTGAGCCCATCGACCTCTCCAAGGTGGAGATCCCCGCCTACTTCATCTCCGCGAAGGAGGACCACATCGCGCCGTGGAAGGCCACCTACAGCGGGGCCCGGCTCCTCGGCGGCCCGACCCGCTTCACCCTGGGCGGCTCGGGGCATATCGCGGGCGTGGTGAATCCGCCGGAGAAGAACAAGTACGGCTACTGGACCAACTCCCGCAAGCCGGCGGACCCGGAGGCCTGGCTGAAGAACGCCACGCCCCACGAGGGCTCGTGGTGGCTGGACTGGGTCAAGTGGCTGGAGCCGAAGGCCGGCGGCAAGGTGCCGGCGCGCACGCCCGGCGATGGCAAGCTCAAGCCCATCGAGGATGCCCCCGGCTCCTACGTCAAGGAGCAGCGCGCCTGA
- a CDS encoding recombination-associated protein RdgC: MWFKNLCVYQLAEGFALEPEALEGRLAPFAFQPVAGSEPESRGWVAPIGRSGRQLVHASGGRMMVCLQTEQRLLPPAVIRETLDERVAEREGREGRHLGRKEKARMKEEVTLDLLPRAFTRSKRCHAYIDPQAGWIVVDTANWREAETLTEDLRAALGSLPVRPLQSETSPQQVLTEWLAHDRFPGDTEPGEEAVFEDPRSEGAEVRCKRQDLRSNEIRAHITAGKRVRRMSLTWDDRLACVLDADLSVKRLKFLDVVQDDADDREPESAEERFDADFAIMGLELARFLPRMLAWFGGPAS, translated from the coding sequence ATGTGGTTCAAGAATCTCTGCGTCTATCAGCTGGCCGAGGGGTTCGCCCTCGAGCCGGAGGCGCTGGAGGGGCGGCTGGCGCCGTTCGCGTTTCAGCCGGTGGCGGGCAGTGAGCCGGAGAGTCGGGGCTGGGTGGCGCCCATCGGGCGCAGCGGGCGGCAGCTGGTGCATGCCAGCGGCGGGCGCATGATGGTCTGCCTGCAGACCGAGCAGCGCCTGCTGCCGCCGGCGGTGATCCGGGAGACGCTGGACGAGCGGGTCGCCGAGCGCGAGGGCCGCGAAGGCCGGCACCTCGGGCGCAAGGAAAAGGCGCGGATGAAGGAGGAGGTCACCCTCGATCTGCTGCCGAGGGCGTTTACCCGCAGCAAGCGCTGCCATGCCTACATCGATCCGCAGGCCGGCTGGATCGTGGTGGACACCGCCAACTGGCGCGAGGCGGAGACCCTGACCGAAGACCTCCGCGCCGCCCTCGGCAGCCTGCCCGTGCGCCCGCTGCAGAGCGAGACCAGCCCGCAGCAGGTACTCACCGAGTGGCTCGCCCACGACCGCTTCCCCGGCGACACGGAGCCAGGCGAGGAGGCGGTGTTCGAGGATCCGCGCAGCGAGGGTGCCGAGGTCCGCTGCAAGCGCCAGGACCTGCGCTCCAACGAGATCCGCGCGCACATCACCGCCGGCAAGCGGGTGCGCCGCATGAGCCTCACCTGGGACGACCGCCTCGCCTGCGTGCTCGACGCCGATCTCTCGGTGAAGCGGCTGAAGTTCCTCGACGTGGTCCAGGACGACGCCGACGACCGCGAGCCGGAAAGCGCGGAGGAGCGCTTCGACGCCGACTTCGCCATCATGGGCCTGGAGCTGGCGCGGTTTCTGCCGCGCATGCTGGCCTGGTTCGGCGGCCCCGCGAGCTAG
- a CDS encoding DUF2835 family protein, with protein sequence MSEPLHRVEFSVAIGPEDWLDYYRHPAASVLVTADDGRRIRFPARLLHRHATREGVRGRFRLLYDGQGRQRGLERLA encoded by the coding sequence GTGAGTGAACCGCTGCACCGCGTCGAGTTCTCCGTGGCCATCGGCCCGGAGGACTGGCTCGACTACTACCGCCACCCTGCGGCAAGCGTCCTCGTCACTGCCGACGATGGCCGCCGTATCCGTTTCCCCGCGCGCCTGCTGCACCGCCATGCGACCCGCGAGGGTGTCCGCGGCCGGTTCAGGCTGCTCTACGACGGCCAGGGCCGGCAGCGGGGGCTGGAGCGCCTCGCATAG